A window from Anser cygnoides isolate HZ-2024a breed goose chromosome 1, Taihu_goose_T2T_genome, whole genome shotgun sequence encodes these proteins:
- the LOC106037162 gene encoding nectin-4-like isoform X1 — protein MLLPWVYWTGICLLLLCRGCWLKEAASGMKEAVKSESFIAAALGGEANIYCNFSLSLDVLQVTWQKRNGSSFQNIATYSKTYGLRLIGSFQKKARFTRAALKASAITIQNLTFEDESCYRCIFNAFPDGSYSKDICLNIQTISELTVEFESHLATKDLLTAVCSATGKPAPNITWLIDEDLYEPPKIHYIQNPNGTVTVANRCTFSASHLHNLACLLDHPQGRKVKTFPGKRGKRKSTAIVVTFIGVISTVLIFFIIRLIYRKRKNLQRPRALSTPAREKGLEQDVSEQAANLCTPKDQRTAYQNEEETPGSWLRKRLPRKKRNLEETPRYSLSFPEEAESPDVLQRELAEVCDKELGCMPMVEHREATAGGEPESGPDTAAPQPSTGEPPAHQSPVSTSPEEQ, from the exons ATGCTTTTGCCCTGGGTCTACTGGACTGGgatctgcctgctgctgctctgcaggggctgctggctgaAGGAGGCTGCCAGTG GCATGAAGGAAGCAGTGAAGTCTGAAAGCTTTATTGCAGCAGCCCTTGGTGGAGAGGCTAACATCTATTGCAACTTCTCGCTCTCCTTGGATGTCTTGCAAGTCACCTGGCAGAAGAGAAATGGGTCTTCCTTCCAGAACATAGCCACCTACAGTAAAACCTATGGGCTGCGGCTGATAGGGTCATTTCAGAAGAAGGCGCGTTTCACTAGAGCAGCCCTGAAAGCCTCAGCCATCACAATCCAAAATCTCACTTTTGAGGATGAGTCCTGCTACAGGTGCATCTTCAATGCGTTCCCTGATGGCTCTTACAGTAAAGATATATGCCTCAACATTCAGA CAATTTCTGAGCTAACAGTGGAATTTGAGTCCCACCTGGCCACCAAGGATCTACTCACTGCAGTCTGCTCAGCAACAGGAAAGCCTGCTCCCAATATCACCTGGCTGATAGATGAAGACCTGTATGAACCCCCCAAGATACACTACATCCAAAATCCAAATGGAACAGTAACAGTGGCAAACAGATGCACCTTCTCTGCTAGCCACCTCCACAATTTGGCTTGCCTCCTTGACCACCCACAGGGAAGGAAAGTGAagacatttccaggaaaaagaG GTAAACGGAAGAGCACAGCCATTGTGGTGACCTTCATAGGTGTGATCTCCACAGTATTGATATTTTTCATCATCAGGCTAATctacagaaagaggaaaaa tctgCAGAGACCCAGAGCACTCAGCACACCTGCAAGGGAGAAAGGTTTAGAGCAGGATGTAAGTGAGCAAGCCGCAAACCTGTGCACACCAAAGGACCAGCGCACTGCTTACCAAAATGAG GAAGAGACACCAGGATCTTGGCTTCGCAAAAGGCTACCACGTAAAAAGAGAAACCTGGAAGAGACCCCGAGGTACAGCCTCTCATTTCCAGAGGAAGCAGAGAGCCCAGACGTGCTTCAGAGGGAACTTGCTGAGGTGTGTGATAAGGAGTTGGGCTGCATGCCCATGGTGGAGCACAGAGAGGCAACGGCAGGTGGGGAGCCTGAATCAGGCCCTGACaccgctgctccccagcccagcaccggAGAGCCACCAGCCCACCAAAGCCCTGTCTCCACAAGCCCAGAGGAGCAATGA
- the LOC106039358 gene encoding OX-2 membrane glycoprotein-like isoform X2, translated as MDQLVARWSRGHAVETMAICLLLCSLWSLASGSVQVTHMKVQSVQAGGNVTFSCQLATNEDVIQVTWQKEMDGDEGNIATYSTINGQKIAKDYDSHVSFADSGLQTSAISLHKVTLQDEGCYKCIFNTFPSGAITGRTCLKVYAISDPKVEAKFIPSPDISEDSEKVVGMSCSATGKPAPKISWSLPSILLQKPREYHVRLGNQTVTVISNFTHTLSKILQEYPIACVIQHPSLNVTLALPMDSLAQGQDSAMALSVATVVGVMVPLISLLLLAYFLRCCLRHLRDPERNLARPGWVGLCSFAKEQQSSDGNHTLTPLFCIS; from the exons ATGGATCAGTTGGTCGCTCGCTGGTCTCGGGGACACGCAGTTGAAACGATGGCCATCTGCCTGCTTCTCTGCAGCCTCTGGAGCCTTGCCTCAG GCTCCGTGCAGGTGACGCACATGAAGGTGCAGTCAGTCCAGGCAGGTGGGAACGTTACTTTCTCGTGCCAGCTGGCCACAAACGAGGACGTGATACAAGTGACCTGGCAGAAGGAGATGGACGGGGACGAAGGCAACATAGCGACTTACAGTACCATCAATGGCCAAAAGATAGCAAAGGACTACGACAGCCACGTGAGCTTCGCAGACAGCGGGCTGCAGACTTCGGCCATCTCCCTTCACAAGGTCACCCTGCAAGATGAAGGGTGCTACAAGTGCATCTTCAACACCTTTCCCTCGGGGGCCATCACAGGCAGGACGTGCCTCAAGGTTTACG CCATTTCAGATCCCAAAGTGGAAGCCAAGTTTATACCCAGTCCAGACATATCTGAAGACTCCGAGAAAGTGGTGGGGATGAGCTGCTCAGCAACAGGGAAGCCAGCTCCAAAAATCTCCTGGAGCCTTCCCAGCATCCTGCTGCAGAAACCAAGGGAATACCATGTCAGGCTCGGCAACCAGACCGTCACTGTCATCAGCAACTTCACCCACACCCTCTCCAAAATCCTCCAGGAGTACCCCATCGCCTGCGTGATCCAGCACCCATCTCTGAACGTGACCCTGGCCCTGCCCATGGACAGCCTGGCACAGG GTCAGGACAGTGCCATGGCACTGTCTGTGGCCACCGTCGTGGGGGTGATGGTCCCTCTGatttccctccttctcctcgCCTACTTCCTTCGCTGCTGCCTGAGGCACCTACGTGACCCAGAGAGAAACCTGGCCCGGCCTGGCTGGGTAGGTCTTTGTTCTTTTGCCAAGGAACAGCAAAGTTCAGACGGCAACCATACCCTTACACCGCTCTTCTGCATCTCTTAA
- the LOC106039358 gene encoding OX-2 membrane glycoprotein-like isoform X4 has product MYPGSVQVTHMKVQSVQAGGNVTFSCQLATNEDVIQVTWQKEMDGDEGNIATYSTINGQKIAKDYDSHVSFADSGLQTSAISLHKVTLQDEGCYKCIFNTFPSGAITGRTCLKVYAISDPKVEAKFIPSPDISEDSEKVVGMSCSATGKPAPKISWSLPSILLQKPREYHVRLGNQTVTVISNFTHTLSKILQEYPIACVIQHPSLNVTLALPMDSLAQGQYTALLLLWSRKHGNISWGRSEAPPRAGVRWGRPLKSSWEWGGDRQMMQHLVPIRGTVVCAKHRWYCLYVSLHVLMVPHQFLLSLGIS; this is encoded by the exons ATGTATCCAG GCTCCGTGCAGGTGACGCACATGAAGGTGCAGTCAGTCCAGGCAGGTGGGAACGTTACTTTCTCGTGCCAGCTGGCCACAAACGAGGACGTGATACAAGTGACCTGGCAGAAGGAGATGGACGGGGACGAAGGCAACATAGCGACTTACAGTACCATCAATGGCCAAAAGATAGCAAAGGACTACGACAGCCACGTGAGCTTCGCAGACAGCGGGCTGCAGACTTCGGCCATCTCCCTTCACAAGGTCACCCTGCAAGATGAAGGGTGCTACAAGTGCATCTTCAACACCTTTCCCTCGGGGGCCATCACAGGCAGGACGTGCCTCAAGGTTTACG CCATTTCAGATCCCAAAGTGGAAGCCAAGTTTATACCCAGTCCAGACATATCTGAAGACTCCGAGAAAGTGGTGGGGATGAGCTGCTCAGCAACAGGGAAGCCAGCTCCAAAAATCTCCTGGAGCCTTCCCAGCATCCTGCTGCAGAAACCAAGGGAATACCATGTCAGGCTCGGCAACCAGACCGTCACTGTCATCAGCAACTTCACCCACACCCTCTCCAAAATCCTCCAGGAGTACCCCATCGCCTGCGTGATCCAGCACCCATCTCTGAACGTGACCCTGGCCCTGCCCATGGACAGCCTGGCACAGGGTCAGtacacagccctgctcctgctctggagCAGGAAACACGGAAACATCTCCTGGGGTAGATCAGAAGCTCCTCCAAGGGCTGGGGTCAGGTGGGGAAGGCCcctgaagagcagctgggaatgggggggggacaggcagATGATGCAGCACTTGGTGCCCATTAGGGGTACTGTGGTGTGTGCCAAACACAGGTGGTACTGCTTGTATGTGTCCTTGCACGTGCTCATGGTGCCTCATCAGTTCCTTCTGAGCCTGGGGATCAGCTAA
- the LOC106037162 gene encoding nectin-3-like isoform X2 has translation MLLPWVYWTGICLLLLCRGCWLKEAASGMKEAVKSESFIAAALGGEANIYCNFSLSLDVLQVTWQKRNGSSFQNIATYSKTYGLRLIGSFQKKARFTRAALKASAITIQNLTFEDESCYRCIFNAFPDGSYSKDICLNIQTISELTVEFESHLATKDLLTAVCSATGKPAPNITWLIDEDLYEPPKIHYIQNPNGTVTVANRCTFSASHLHNLACLLDHPQGRKVKTFPGKRGKRKSTAIVVTFIGVISTVLIFFIIRLIYRKRKNLQRPRALSTPAREKGLEQDVSEQAANLCTPKDQRTAYQNEEETPGSWLRKRLPRKKRNLEETPRYSLSFPEEAESPDVLQRELAEPSTGEPPAHQSPVSTSPEEQ, from the exons ATGCTTTTGCCCTGGGTCTACTGGACTGGgatctgcctgctgctgctctgcaggggctgctggctgaAGGAGGCTGCCAGTG GCATGAAGGAAGCAGTGAAGTCTGAAAGCTTTATTGCAGCAGCCCTTGGTGGAGAGGCTAACATCTATTGCAACTTCTCGCTCTCCTTGGATGTCTTGCAAGTCACCTGGCAGAAGAGAAATGGGTCTTCCTTCCAGAACATAGCCACCTACAGTAAAACCTATGGGCTGCGGCTGATAGGGTCATTTCAGAAGAAGGCGCGTTTCACTAGAGCAGCCCTGAAAGCCTCAGCCATCACAATCCAAAATCTCACTTTTGAGGATGAGTCCTGCTACAGGTGCATCTTCAATGCGTTCCCTGATGGCTCTTACAGTAAAGATATATGCCTCAACATTCAGA CAATTTCTGAGCTAACAGTGGAATTTGAGTCCCACCTGGCCACCAAGGATCTACTCACTGCAGTCTGCTCAGCAACAGGAAAGCCTGCTCCCAATATCACCTGGCTGATAGATGAAGACCTGTATGAACCCCCCAAGATACACTACATCCAAAATCCAAATGGAACAGTAACAGTGGCAAACAGATGCACCTTCTCTGCTAGCCACCTCCACAATTTGGCTTGCCTCCTTGACCACCCACAGGGAAGGAAAGTGAagacatttccaggaaaaagaG GTAAACGGAAGAGCACAGCCATTGTGGTGACCTTCATAGGTGTGATCTCCACAGTATTGATATTTTTCATCATCAGGCTAATctacagaaagaggaaaaa tctgCAGAGACCCAGAGCACTCAGCACACCTGCAAGGGAGAAAGGTTTAGAGCAGGATGTAAGTGAGCAAGCCGCAAACCTGTGCACACCAAAGGACCAGCGCACTGCTTACCAAAATGAG GAAGAGACACCAGGATCTTGGCTTCGCAAAAGGCTACCACGTAAAAAGAGAAACCTGGAAGAGACCCCGAGGTACAGCCTCTCATTTCCAGAGGAAGCAGAGAGCCCAGACGTGCTTCAGAGGGAACTTGCTGAG cccagcaccggAGAGCCACCAGCCCACCAAAGCCCTGTCTCCACAAGCCCAGAGGAGCAATGA
- the LOC106039358 gene encoding OX-2 membrane glycoprotein-like isoform X1 produces MDQLVARWSRGHAVETMAICLLLCSLWSLASGSVQVTHMKVQSVQAGGNVTFSCQLATNEDVIQVTWQKEMDGDEGNIATYSTINGQKIAKDYDSHVSFADSGLQTSAISLHKVTLQDEGCYKCIFNTFPSGAITGRTCLKVYAISDPKVEAKFIPSPDISEDSEKVVGMSCSATGKPAPKISWSLPSILLQKPREYHVRLGNQTVTVISNFTHTLSKILQEYPIACVIQHPSLNVTLALPMDSLAQGQYTALLLLWSRKHGNISWGRSEAPPRAGVRWGRPLKSSWEWGGDRQMMQHLVPIRGTVVCAKHRWYCLYVSLHVLMVPHQFLLSLGIS; encoded by the exons ATGGATCAGTTGGTCGCTCGCTGGTCTCGGGGACACGCAGTTGAAACGATGGCCATCTGCCTGCTTCTCTGCAGCCTCTGGAGCCTTGCCTCAG GCTCCGTGCAGGTGACGCACATGAAGGTGCAGTCAGTCCAGGCAGGTGGGAACGTTACTTTCTCGTGCCAGCTGGCCACAAACGAGGACGTGATACAAGTGACCTGGCAGAAGGAGATGGACGGGGACGAAGGCAACATAGCGACTTACAGTACCATCAATGGCCAAAAGATAGCAAAGGACTACGACAGCCACGTGAGCTTCGCAGACAGCGGGCTGCAGACTTCGGCCATCTCCCTTCACAAGGTCACCCTGCAAGATGAAGGGTGCTACAAGTGCATCTTCAACACCTTTCCCTCGGGGGCCATCACAGGCAGGACGTGCCTCAAGGTTTACG CCATTTCAGATCCCAAAGTGGAAGCCAAGTTTATACCCAGTCCAGACATATCTGAAGACTCCGAGAAAGTGGTGGGGATGAGCTGCTCAGCAACAGGGAAGCCAGCTCCAAAAATCTCCTGGAGCCTTCCCAGCATCCTGCTGCAGAAACCAAGGGAATACCATGTCAGGCTCGGCAACCAGACCGTCACTGTCATCAGCAACTTCACCCACACCCTCTCCAAAATCCTCCAGGAGTACCCCATCGCCTGCGTGATCCAGCACCCATCTCTGAACGTGACCCTGGCCCTGCCCATGGACAGCCTGGCACAGGGTCAGtacacagccctgctcctgctctggagCAGGAAACACGGAAACATCTCCTGGGGTAGATCAGAAGCTCCTCCAAGGGCTGGGGTCAGGTGGGGAAGGCCcctgaagagcagctgggaatgggggggggacaggcagATGATGCAGCACTTGGTGCCCATTAGGGGTACTGTGGTGTGTGCCAAACACAGGTGGTACTGCTTGTATGTGTCCTTGCACGTGCTCATGGTGCCTCATCAGTTCCTTCTGAGCCTGGGGATCAGCTAA
- the LOC106039358 gene encoding OX-2 membrane glycoprotein-like isoform X3: MDQLVARWSRGHAVETMAICLLLCSLWSLASGSVQVTHMKVQSVQAGGNVTFSCQLATNEDVIQVTWQKEMDGDEGNIATYSTINGQKIAKDYDSHVSFADSGLQTSAISLHKVTLQDEGCYKCIFNTFPSGAITGRTCLKVYAISDPKVEAKFIPSPDISEDSEKVVGMSCSATGKPAPKISWSLPSILLQKPREYHVRLGNQTVTVISNFTHTLSKILQEYPIACVIQHPSLNVTLALPMDSLAQGQDSAMALSVATVVGVMVPLISLLLLAYFLRCCLRHLRDPERNLARPGWVLPVCVKDKACGQSVLVGK; this comes from the exons ATGGATCAGTTGGTCGCTCGCTGGTCTCGGGGACACGCAGTTGAAACGATGGCCATCTGCCTGCTTCTCTGCAGCCTCTGGAGCCTTGCCTCAG GCTCCGTGCAGGTGACGCACATGAAGGTGCAGTCAGTCCAGGCAGGTGGGAACGTTACTTTCTCGTGCCAGCTGGCCACAAACGAGGACGTGATACAAGTGACCTGGCAGAAGGAGATGGACGGGGACGAAGGCAACATAGCGACTTACAGTACCATCAATGGCCAAAAGATAGCAAAGGACTACGACAGCCACGTGAGCTTCGCAGACAGCGGGCTGCAGACTTCGGCCATCTCCCTTCACAAGGTCACCCTGCAAGATGAAGGGTGCTACAAGTGCATCTTCAACACCTTTCCCTCGGGGGCCATCACAGGCAGGACGTGCCTCAAGGTTTACG CCATTTCAGATCCCAAAGTGGAAGCCAAGTTTATACCCAGTCCAGACATATCTGAAGACTCCGAGAAAGTGGTGGGGATGAGCTGCTCAGCAACAGGGAAGCCAGCTCCAAAAATCTCCTGGAGCCTTCCCAGCATCCTGCTGCAGAAACCAAGGGAATACCATGTCAGGCTCGGCAACCAGACCGTCACTGTCATCAGCAACTTCACCCACACCCTCTCCAAAATCCTCCAGGAGTACCCCATCGCCTGCGTGATCCAGCACCCATCTCTGAACGTGACCCTGGCCCTGCCCATGGACAGCCTGGCACAGG GTCAGGACAGTGCCATGGCACTGTCTGTGGCCACCGTCGTGGGGGTGATGGTCCCTCTGatttccctccttctcctcgCCTACTTCCTTCGCTGCTGCCTGAGGCACCTACGTGACCCAGAGAGAAACCTGGCCCGGCCTGGCTGG GTCCTTCCTGTATGTGTCAAGGACAAGGCATGTGGACAATCCGTGCTTGTTGGCAAGTAG